A genomic region of Mycolicibacterium poriferae contains the following coding sequences:
- a CDS encoding DUF1989 domain-containing protein produces MRARAGLDDPVERFRVRPGAVTALRVCGGDRVDVIDPHGRQPAELTVLSADPAAVPGTVPDAPASVLRRLVAGPDEEGFAAARILTLLSQHRIDQHAAVATRLFDGRSPAGARAGFGVDADAVVLVAAPASPMSPAAEDPNPPSEVWVEVRRADPRRLEPAELPEPLAEPLYDMRIDARTASAYEVRAGQFIQVIDVQGRQCSDFLAFDAHSLHDGTEYGLDATTTRTVGGGAYPRPGLAGKFFDPRARPLVEVVRDTVGRHDTFALACTAKYYADLGYPGHVNCTDNFNATLSRFGVTARAGWPALNLFYNTAFDADHQLISDEPWSRAGDYVLFRACTDLVCASSACPDDIDPSNGWMPTDIHVRVYDSTRRFSVALGHRLTPDADTVLTRPTAFATRTRALTQQFSEYRGYWLPTAYDNFGPQHEYWACRERAAVMDLSALRKFEILGPDAEALLQATLTRNIRRLARGQVVYSAMCTEAGGVIDDCTVLRLGENNFRFIGGDPYDGVWLREQADRLGLRQVWIKDSTDHLHNLAVQGPASRDLLAELIWTPPTQPALPELGWFRFLIGRLGGPDGVPLVISRTGYTGELGYELWMHPDTGETVWDAVWEAGQPYGLAPLGLEALELLRVESGLVAAGHEFDDQTDPFEAGIGFTVPLKSKTDDFVGRAALLERQAHPQRLLVGLRLDGNDLAGHGDCVHVGRFQVGVVTSGARSPALGSSIALCRIAVQYAEPGTRVEVGKLDGHRKRLGATVTTLPFYDPDKSRPRS; encoded by the coding sequence ATGCGCGCACGTGCCGGCCTCGACGACCCGGTCGAGCGGTTCCGAGTCCGCCCGGGGGCGGTCACCGCACTGCGGGTCTGCGGCGGCGACCGCGTCGACGTCATCGATCCGCATGGCCGCCAGCCGGCCGAACTGACCGTGTTGTCCGCCGATCCCGCCGCGGTGCCCGGCACCGTACCCGACGCCCCAGCCAGTGTGCTGCGGCGGCTGGTCGCCGGGCCCGACGAGGAGGGCTTCGCCGCGGCACGAATTCTGACGCTGCTGTCTCAGCATCGGATCGACCAGCATGCCGCCGTGGCGACGCGGCTGTTCGACGGTCGTTCGCCCGCCGGTGCGCGGGCCGGTTTCGGCGTCGACGCCGACGCCGTGGTGCTGGTCGCCGCACCCGCGTCGCCGATGTCGCCGGCCGCGGAGGATCCGAACCCGCCGTCGGAGGTCTGGGTCGAGGTGCGCCGCGCCGACCCGCGCCGCCTCGAGCCCGCCGAGCTGCCCGAGCCGCTGGCCGAACCGTTGTACGACATGCGCATCGACGCCAGGACCGCCTCGGCCTACGAGGTTCGCGCCGGACAGTTCATCCAGGTCATCGATGTCCAGGGCAGGCAGTGCTCGGATTTCCTGGCCTTCGACGCCCACTCGCTGCACGACGGCACCGAGTACGGCCTCGACGCCACCACCACCCGCACCGTCGGGGGCGGCGCCTACCCGCGTCCGGGGTTGGCGGGCAAGTTCTTCGACCCGCGAGCCCGTCCCCTCGTCGAGGTGGTCCGCGACACCGTGGGTCGCCACGATACGTTCGCCCTGGCCTGCACCGCCAAGTACTACGCCGACCTGGGCTACCCGGGCCACGTGAACTGCACCGACAACTTCAACGCCACGCTGTCGCGGTTCGGCGTGACAGCCCGCGCCGGCTGGCCGGCGCTGAACCTGTTCTACAACACGGCGTTCGACGCCGACCACCAGCTGATCAGCGACGAACCGTGGTCCCGGGCCGGCGATTACGTGCTGTTCCGGGCCTGCACCGACCTGGTGTGCGCCTCGTCGGCCTGCCCGGACGACATCGACCCGTCCAACGGCTGGATGCCGACCGACATCCACGTCCGCGTCTACGACTCCACGAGGAGGTTCTCCGTGGCGCTGGGACATCGGCTGACGCCCGACGCCGACACGGTGCTCACCAGGCCGACCGCCTTCGCGACGCGCACCCGCGCGCTGACGCAACAGTTCAGTGAGTACCGCGGCTACTGGTTGCCCACCGCGTACGACAACTTCGGCCCGCAGCACGAGTACTGGGCGTGCCGCGAACGGGCCGCGGTGATGGACCTGTCGGCGCTGCGCAAGTTCGAGATCCTCGGCCCCGACGCCGAAGCGTTGTTGCAGGCCACGCTGACCCGCAACATCCGCCGGCTGGCGCGCGGACAGGTCGTCTACTCCGCGATGTGCACCGAGGCCGGTGGTGTGATCGACGACTGCACGGTGCTGCGGCTGGGCGAGAACAACTTCCGATTCATCGGCGGCGACCCCTACGACGGGGTCTGGTTGCGGGAGCAGGCGGACCGGTTGGGCCTGCGCCAGGTGTGGATCAAGGACTCCACCGATCACCTGCACAACCTCGCCGTCCAGGGCCCCGCCAGCCGCGACCTGCTCGCCGAACTAATCTGGACCCCGCCGACCCAGCCCGCGCTGCCCGAGCTGGGGTGGTTCCGGTTCCTGATCGGCCGGCTGGGTGGGCCTGACGGCGTGCCGCTGGTGATCTCGCGCACCGGGTACACCGGCGAGCTGGGCTACGAACTGTGGATGCACCCTGACACCGGCGAGACGGTGTGGGATGCGGTGTGGGAAGCCGGGCAGCCGTACGGGCTCGCCCCCTTGGGTCTCGAGGCGCTGGAGCTGCTGCGGGTGGAGTCGGGACTGGTCGCCGCGGGCCACGAGTTCGACGACCAGACCGACCCGTTCGAGGCCGGCATCGGCTTCACCGTCCCGCTGAAGTCGAAGACCGACGACTTCGTCGGCCGCGCCGCTCTGCTCGAACGGCAGGCGCACCCACAGCGACTCCTCGTCGGGCTGCGGCTGGACGGCAACGACCTCGCCGGCCATGGCGACTGCGTGCATGTCGGGCGATTTCAGGTGGGGGTGGTGACCAGCGGCGCCCGTTCTCCAGCACTGGGTTCCAGTATCGCGTTGTGCCGCATAGCCGTTCAGTACGCCGAACCCGGTACCCGCGTCGAGGTCGGCAAGCTGGACGGGCACCGCAAGCGACTCGGCGCCACCGTCACCACGTTGCCGTTCTACGACCCGGACAAGTCCCGGCCCCGTTCCTGA
- a CDS encoding lysylphosphatidylglycerol synthase transmembrane domain-containing protein, protein MRVDGREIAVTGSLLQPLIRRTNDILRLALSGIFLLIVVTSSLITRYEWETLERSISEIIGVLTPTQSNTVYLIYGVAIFALPFVILIGLIASRQWKLLGAYAAAGLIALLLLSITGNGIAAPRWHFDLSDRLDTVLSQFLDDPRWIAMLAAVLTVSGPWLPARWRHWWWALLLAFVPIHLVVSAVVPARSLLGLAVGWFVGALVVLVVGTPALEVPLDGAVRAMARRGFTVSALAVLRPAGRGPMLLSARRDPGDGDEARAAVVELYGPHQRGGGFLRQFWRKVRLRDSETAPIQPSMRRAVEHRALMAIAVGDLALSNTTPIAVAALERGWTLYAHHPAAGLDLPRCTDTTPVARVWDSLAMLHSQQISHGDLRAKEITVVEGTPMFGGFAHAEYGASEAHLHTDIAQLLITTSDLYGAEDAVAAAITVFGNEAVLAASRRLTKVAMPKRVRDAVSDAGSVMAAARDEVKSQTGADQITTATITRFTRNQIIQMVLLVALVYVAYPFISSVPVFFSELRNANWWWALAGLAVSALKYVGAAAALWACADGLVKFRTLTIMQVANTFAATTTPAGVGGLALSTRFLQKGGLGALRATTAVALQQSVQVLTHITLLVFFSAAAGASADLSQFVPSTTVIYLIAGAALGAVGVFLIVPKLRRWLGSSLRPRLKEVIDDLVVLAREPKRLAVIILGCATTTLGSALALWASIEAFGGDVNFVTVTIVTMVGGTLASAAPTPGGVGAVEAALIGGLAAFGVSAAVAVPAVLLYRILTCWLPVFLGWPIMRWLTRKQMI, encoded by the coding sequence ATGCGAGTTGACGGACGTGAGATTGCCGTAACAGGCAGCTTGCTTCAGCCGTTGATCCGCCGCACCAACGACATCCTGCGGCTGGCGCTGTCCGGCATTTTCCTGCTCATCGTCGTGACCAGCTCGCTGATCACCCGATACGAGTGGGAGACGCTGGAGCGGTCGATCTCCGAGATCATCGGTGTGCTCACCCCGACGCAGTCCAACACCGTCTACCTCATCTATGGCGTGGCGATCTTCGCGTTGCCGTTCGTGATCCTGATCGGTCTGATCGCCTCACGGCAATGGAAGCTGTTGGGCGCCTACGCCGCGGCCGGACTCATCGCACTGCTGCTGTTGTCGATCACCGGAAACGGCATCGCCGCGCCACGCTGGCACTTCGATCTGTCCGACCGCCTGGACACGGTGTTGTCGCAGTTCCTCGACGACCCGCGGTGGATCGCGATGCTGGCGGCGGTGCTGACGGTGTCCGGGCCGTGGCTGCCGGCCCGCTGGCGGCACTGGTGGTGGGCGCTGCTGCTGGCGTTCGTGCCGATCCATCTGGTCGTCAGCGCCGTCGTACCGGCCCGTTCGCTGCTGGGTCTGGCCGTCGGCTGGTTCGTCGGGGCGCTGGTGGTGCTGGTGGTGGGCACGCCGGCCCTGGAGGTGCCGCTGGACGGTGCGGTGCGGGCGATGGCGCGCCGCGGGTTCACGGTGTCGGCGCTGGCTGTGCTGCGCCCGGCCGGTCGTGGCCCCATGCTGCTGTCCGCGCGGCGCGATCCCGGCGACGGCGACGAGGCGCGCGCCGCCGTGGTCGAGTTGTACGGTCCGCATCAACGGGGTGGCGGCTTTCTGCGACAGTTCTGGCGCAAGGTCCGGCTGCGCGACAGCGAGACGGCGCCGATCCAGCCCTCGATGCGCCGGGCGGTGGAACATCGCGCGCTGATGGCCATCGCCGTCGGTGACCTCGCGTTGTCGAACACCACGCCGATCGCGGTGGCGGCGCTCGAGCGCGGCTGGACGCTGTATGCACACCACCCCGCTGCGGGCCTCGACCTGCCCCGGTGCACCGACACCACCCCGGTCGCGCGGGTGTGGGACTCGCTGGCGATGCTGCACAGCCAGCAGATCTCGCACGGTGACCTGCGCGCCAAAGAGATCACGGTGGTCGAAGGCACCCCGATGTTCGGCGGGTTCGCCCACGCCGAGTACGGGGCCTCGGAGGCGCATCTGCACACCGACATCGCCCAACTGCTGATCACCACCAGTGACCTTTACGGCGCCGAGGACGCGGTGGCGGCGGCGATCACGGTGTTCGGCAACGAGGCGGTGCTCGCCGCGTCGCGGCGGCTGACCAAGGTGGCGATGCCCAAGCGGGTCCGCGACGCGGTCAGCGACGCGGGGTCCGTCATGGCGGCGGCTCGAGACGAGGTCAAAAGCCAGACCGGGGCCGACCAGATCACCACCGCGACGATCACCCGGTTCACCCGCAACCAGATCATCCAAATGGTGTTGCTGGTGGCGCTCGTGTACGTCGCCTACCCGTTCATCAGCTCGGTGCCGGTGTTCTTCTCCGAGTTGCGCAACGCGAACTGGTGGTGGGCGCTGGCTGGGTTGGCAGTCTCGGCGCTGAAGTACGTCGGCGCCGCTGCGGCGTTGTGGGCGTGTGCCGACGGGCTGGTCAAGTTCCGCACGCTGACGATCATGCAGGTGGCCAACACCTTTGCGGCGACGACGACCCCGGCCGGGGTGGGCGGACTGGCGTTGAGCACGCGCTTCCTGCAGAAGGGTGGGCTCGGCGCGTTGCGGGCCACCACCGCGGTGGCGCTGCAGCAGTCGGTGCAGGTGCTCACCCACATCACGTTGCTGGTGTTCTTCAGTGCCGCAGCGGGCGCGTCGGCGGACCTGTCGCAGTTCGTGCCGAGCACGACGGTGATCTATCTGATCGCCGGCGCCGCGTTGGGCGCGGTAGGGGTGTTTCTGATCGTGCCGAAGCTGCGGCGCTGGCTGGGCAGTTCACTGCGGCCGCGGCTCAAGGAGGTCATCGACGATCTGGTGGTGCTCGCCCGCGAGCCCAAACGGCTTGCGGTGATCATCCTGGGTTGCGCCACAACGACACTCGGCTCTGCGCTGGCGCTGTGGGCCAGCATCGAAGCATTCGGCGGTGACGTGAACTTCGTGACCGTGACGATCGTGACGATGGTCGGCGGGACGCTGGCGTCGGCCGCCCCGACACCGGGCGGGGTGGGGGCCGTCGAAGCGGCGCTGATCGGCGGCTTGGCCGCGTTCGGGGTGTCCGCGGCGGTGGCGGTGCCCGCCGTGCTGCTCTACCGAATCCTGACGTGCTGGTTGCCGGTGTTCCTGGGCTGGCCCATCATGCGGTGGCTGACCCGCAAGCAGATGATCTAG
- a CDS encoding M15 family metallopeptidase, with the protein MVIARLAALVAVTAVLVQCAPDPGPPATPSPASPTAAEPAPETFRTVPRPPPLPPPPTAGPAVISSVTAADLGSTWQPGCPLPPERLRQVELDYRGFDGQTRRGQLVVHEDLTDEVVAVFAELYRIGYPIERMRTVENYPDADDELSMRDNNTSAFNCRDIPGTGQWSYHAYGRAIDVNPRLNPFVDRRGDYQPANAAPWVDRTRTEPGMLHDGDAAVLAFTDRGWTWGGHWRTPLDYQHFELP; encoded by the coding sequence ATGGTGATCGCGAGGCTGGCTGCGCTGGTGGCCGTGACCGCAGTGCTGGTCCAGTGCGCGCCCGATCCGGGGCCCCCGGCCACGCCGTCACCGGCCAGCCCGACGGCAGCCGAACCGGCACCGGAGACGTTCCGCACCGTTCCGCGGCCGCCGCCGCTTCCACCTCCGCCGACGGCCGGCCCGGCCGTGATCAGCTCCGTCACGGCTGCTGATCTGGGCAGCACCTGGCAGCCGGGTTGCCCCCTGCCCCCGGAGCGACTGCGGCAGGTCGAGCTCGACTACCGGGGTTTCGACGGACAGACCCGCCGCGGCCAGCTGGTCGTCCACGAGGATCTGACCGACGAGGTCGTCGCCGTCTTCGCCGAGCTCTACCGCATCGGCTATCCCATCGAGCGGATGCGCACGGTCGAGAACTACCCCGACGCCGATGACGAGCTGTCGATGCGAGACAACAACACCTCGGCGTTCAACTGCCGCGATATCCCCGGAACCGGGCAGTGGTCGTATCACGCCTACGGCCGGGCGATCGACGTCAACCCGCGGCTGAACCCCTTCGTGGATCGCCGCGGCGACTACCAGCCGGCCAACGCCGCCCCGTGGGTCGACCGCACCCGCACCGAACCAGGCATGCTGCACGACGGCGACGCCGCGGTGCTCGCGTTCACCGACCGCGGCTGGACCTGGGGTGGGCACTGGCGTACGCCGCTGGACTACCAGCATTTCGAGCTTCCCTGA
- the recD gene encoding exodeoxyribonuclease V subunit alpha, whose protein sequence is MNLTQWVDAGTLDLSDTVVAQRLCDMAGESDSRVGLAVGLLVAALRNGSVCVDLASVRDRDTADVAVDLPWPEPHAWLAAVRASPLAGDPPVVRFLDELLYFDRYWLEEQQVCGDVAARLTAYPPPDAAAPDLTRLFPEGYAEQRAAAEVAVAQRLTVLTGGPGTGKTTTVARLLAALAEQADLAGGTGLRMALAAPTGKAAARLQEAVALEVARLSPVDQRRLAGVRSTTLHRLLGSRPDTSSRFRHHRHNRLPYDVVVIDETSMVSLTMMARLLEAVRPDARLVLVGDPDQLASVDAGAVLADLVEGLGDVGVVELETPHRFGQSIGALAHAVRTGDDDAAMDVLRRGGDAIGWVDTTDAVDALRASLLERAVRMRRAAVLGDASEARSILEEHRLLCAHRRGPFGVAVWNRRVEGWLADDTGQPLWTPWYAGRPVLVTANDYGLGVYNGDAGVVVASTHGLRAHIGSADFAPSRLGQVETMFAMTIHKSQGSQADEVTVLLPPPESRLLTRELFYTAVTRAKKRVVVVGPESAVRAAIGQRAMRASGLAKRLQNRRPTDP, encoded by the coding sequence GTGAACCTGACGCAGTGGGTCGACGCCGGCACCCTCGACCTCTCCGACACCGTTGTCGCTCAGCGGCTTTGCGACATGGCCGGCGAATCCGACTCTCGGGTCGGACTCGCAGTGGGTCTGCTGGTCGCCGCATTGCGCAACGGGTCGGTCTGCGTGGACCTGGCGTCAGTGCGCGATCGCGACACGGCGGACGTGGCGGTGGACCTCCCGTGGCCGGAGCCACACGCGTGGCTGGCTGCGGTGCGCGCCAGCCCGCTGGCGGGGGACCCGCCGGTAGTCAGATTTCTCGACGAACTGCTGTATTTCGACCGGTACTGGCTCGAAGAACAACAGGTGTGTGGCGACGTCGCGGCTCGACTGACCGCCTACCCGCCGCCCGACGCGGCGGCGCCCGACCTGACACGCCTGTTCCCCGAAGGCTACGCCGAGCAGAGAGCGGCCGCGGAAGTCGCAGTAGCACAACGGCTCACAGTCCTGACCGGCGGTCCGGGCACAGGCAAGACCACGACAGTGGCCCGGTTGCTTGCCGCTCTGGCCGAACAGGCAGACCTCGCCGGGGGCACCGGGCTGCGGATGGCGCTGGCCGCGCCGACGGGCAAAGCGGCCGCCCGGCTGCAGGAGGCGGTCGCCCTGGAAGTCGCCCGGCTGTCCCCCGTCGATCAGCGCCGGCTGGCCGGTGTGCGCTCGACGACGCTGCACCGGTTGTTGGGCAGCAGGCCGGACACCTCGTCACGGTTCCGGCACCACCGCCACAATCGGCTGCCGTACGACGTCGTGGTGATCGACGAAACCTCGATGGTGTCGCTGACGATGATGGCGCGGCTTCTCGAAGCGGTGCGGCCGGATGCGCGGCTGGTGCTCGTCGGTGATCCCGACCAGCTGGCGTCGGTCGATGCCGGCGCGGTGCTCGCGGACCTGGTCGAGGGGCTCGGCGACGTGGGTGTCGTGGAGCTCGAGACGCCCCACCGGTTCGGGCAGTCGATCGGGGCGTTGGCGCACGCGGTGCGCACCGGTGACGACGACGCGGCGATGGACGTGCTCCGCCGCGGGGGTGACGCCATCGGCTGGGTCGACACGACCGACGCGGTCGACGCTCTGCGTGCCTCGCTGCTCGAGCGGGCCGTTCGCATGCGCCGCGCCGCGGTCCTCGGTGACGCGTCGGAGGCGCGGTCGATTCTCGAGGAGCACCGTCTGCTCTGTGCGCATCGGCGCGGACCGTTCGGGGTCGCGGTGTGGAATCGGCGGGTCGAGGGCTGGTTGGCCGACGACACCGGCCAGCCGTTGTGGACGCCGTGGTATGCGGGGCGGCCGGTGTTGGTCACTGCCAACGACTACGGCTTGGGCGTCTACAACGGCGACGCCGGTGTGGTGGTGGCCTCCACGCACGGATTACGCGCGCACATCGGCTCGGCGGACTTTGCGCCCAGCCGATTGGGCCAGGTGGAGACGATGTTCGCCATGACGATCCACAAGAGCCAGGGCAGTCAGGCCGACGAGGTCACCGTGCTGCTACCCCCACCGGAATCCCGCTTGCTGACAAGGGAATTGTTCTACACCGCAGTGACGCGAGCCAAGAAGCGTGTCGTCGTGGTCGGCCCTGAGTCAGCGGTACGTGCGGCGATCGGCCAACGTGCGATGCGGGCCTCAGGGCTGGCCAAGCGACTGCAGAATCGGCGTCCCACAGATCCGTAG
- a CDS encoding cupin domain-containing protein yields the protein MTSTAAPTFLVTSGFWKTLPQMPLEQYPGTEGFIDDVYANPNGVPMCSGYFELRNTDAPLDYYYDYDEMKIVLEGEFRLENVDTGQVEIARAKDAIFFPKGSRILFSTPDRALAFYVGYRSFAP from the coding sequence ATGACGAGTACCGCCGCGCCGACCTTCCTGGTGACGTCCGGGTTCTGGAAGACCCTGCCCCAGATGCCGCTGGAGCAGTACCCCGGCACCGAAGGATTCATCGACGACGTCTATGCCAACCCCAACGGGGTGCCCATGTGCTCGGGCTACTTCGAACTGCGCAACACCGATGCGCCGCTGGACTACTACTACGACTACGACGAGATGAAGATCGTCCTCGAGGGCGAGTTCCGGCTGGAGAACGTCGACACCGGGCAGGTCGAGATCGCCCGCGCAAAGGACGCGATCTTCTTCCCGAAGGGGTCCCGAATCCTGTTCTCCACGCCCGATCGTGCGCTGGCGTTCTACGTCGGCTACCGCTCCTTCGCCCCCTGA
- a CDS encoding NAD(P)-binding domain-containing protein yields MTRTAVIGAGPCGLAQLHAFEQARLAGADIGEIVCFEKQSDWGGLWNYTWRTGLDERGDPVHGSMYRYLWSNGPKECLEFSDYTFDEHFGRPIPSFPPREVLYDYIVGRAKKSDVRQYIQFESPVRAVSFDGAAQTFEVTVQTWEPSGDSVLRTESFDHVIVATGHFSTPNVPEYPGFDRFPGRILHSHDFRDAAEFTGKDLLILGSSYSAEDIALQALKYGAASITVAYRTAAMGFDWPDGITEVPALRHLEGHTAHFTDGTSRDVDAVVLCTGYLHHFPFIDAELRLSTPNNLYPDGLYKGVAWTANPRLMYLGMQDQYYTFTMFDAQAFVARDLVLGRLPSPSPQEMAADVAAWRDRYARVDSIMEQIDFQTEYVRDLMTLTDYPSFDLDLVRQHFVEWEHDKDESITGYRDKSFASPCTGSVGPTPSTTWWDEPDDSLARFLQR; encoded by the coding sequence ATGACCCGAACCGCCGTGATCGGCGCAGGCCCGTGCGGTCTCGCCCAACTGCATGCCTTCGAACAGGCGCGCCTGGCGGGCGCTGACATCGGTGAGATCGTGTGCTTCGAGAAGCAGAGCGACTGGGGCGGGTTGTGGAACTACACCTGGCGCACCGGACTCGACGAGCGCGGAGATCCCGTGCACGGCAGCATGTACCGCTATCTGTGGTCCAACGGACCCAAGGAGTGTCTGGAGTTCTCCGACTACACCTTCGACGAGCACTTCGGCCGCCCGATACCGTCGTTCCCGCCGCGCGAGGTGCTCTACGACTACATCGTCGGCCGCGCGAAGAAAAGCGATGTGCGCCAGTACATCCAGTTCGAGTCGCCGGTGCGAGCTGTGTCGTTCGACGGAGCCGCCCAGACGTTCGAGGTGACGGTGCAGACGTGGGAGCCGTCCGGGGACAGCGTGCTGCGCACCGAGTCCTTCGACCATGTGATCGTCGCAACCGGACACTTCTCCACCCCGAACGTGCCCGAGTATCCCGGTTTCGACCGATTCCCCGGACGCATCCTGCACTCCCACGACTTCCGCGACGCCGCCGAGTTCACCGGCAAGGACCTGTTGATTCTGGGCAGCAGCTACTCGGCAGAGGACATCGCGCTGCAGGCACTGAAGTACGGAGCCGCGTCGATCACCGTGGCCTACCGCACCGCCGCCATGGGCTTCGACTGGCCCGACGGCATCACCGAGGTTCCCGCGTTACGTCATCTCGAGGGCCACACAGCGCATTTCACCGATGGCACCAGCCGCGACGTCGATGCCGTCGTCCTGTGCACCGGTTACCTGCACCATTTCCCGTTCATCGACGCGGAACTGCGACTGAGCACCCCGAACAACCTCTACCCCGACGGCTTGTACAAGGGCGTGGCCTGGACCGCCAATCCGCGGTTGATGTATCTCGGCATGCAGGACCAGTACTACACGTTCACCATGTTCGACGCGCAGGCATTCGTCGCCCGCGACCTCGTATTGGGCCGGTTGCCGTCGCCGTCGCCGCAGGAGATGGCGGCCGACGTGGCCGCGTGGCGGGACCGGTACGCGCGGGTCGACAGCATAATGGAGCAGATCGACTTCCAGACCGAGTACGTGCGCGACCTGATGACGTTGACCGACTATCCGTCGTTCGATCTCGACCTGGTCCGGCAACACTTCGTCGAGTGGGAGCACGACAAGGACGAGAGCATCACCGGCTACCGGGACAAGTCGTTCGCCTCACCGTGCACGGGCAGCGTGGGACCGACACCGAGCACGACCTGGTGGGATGAGCCCGACGACAGCCTTGCGCGGTTTCTGCAGCGTTAG